The Fructilactobacillus ixorae genome has a window encoding:
- a CDS encoding tetratricopeptide repeat protein: MAEHAEADEKQERATATLHQLITDIDEHPNDYRPYYDLSAFLIELKSYAQAEELLMKALGLFADRSQTAKNTLTYGLGNVYYAAGEFTQAIQQFQQVTDPTLKQDAYIMLGQSYYGEKNYGKALAFLITAHDHAKQDPELNRLIGDCLLASGDLNAAADFYQQTVVAKPNDAAAHFNLGVIALSNGQREQAESEFEQSRALDEHYFMIHRERIADIEKGLRKRPKE, translated from the coding sequence ATGGCAGAGCATGCAGAAGCAGACGAAAAGCAGGAGCGGGCCACCGCCACGTTGCACCAGTTAATCACGGACATTGATGAACACCCAAACGATTATCGACCCTACTACGACCTCAGTGCGTTCTTGATTGAACTCAAGAGCTACGCGCAGGCCGAAGAATTACTGATGAAGGCGCTCGGGTTGTTTGCGGATCGCAGTCAAACGGCCAAAAACACGCTGACCTATGGACTCGGAAACGTGTACTACGCTGCCGGGGAATTTACGCAGGCGATTCAACAATTTCAACAGGTGACGGACCCTACTTTAAAGCAGGATGCGTACATCATGTTGGGACAAAGTTACTATGGTGAAAAGAACTATGGCAAGGCGTTGGCCTTTTTAATTACCGCCCATGACCACGCGAAGCAGGATCCGGAACTGAATCGCTTAATCGGTGATTGTTTACTGGCGAGTGGCGATTTAAATGCAGCCGCTGATTTTTACCAGCAGACGGTAGTCGCGAAGCCAAACGATGCGGCCGCGCACTTTAACTTGGGTGTAATTGCACTAAGCAACGGCCAGCGCGAGCAGGCGGAGTCCGAGTTTGAACAGTCCCGCGCGCTGGATGAACATTACTTTATGATTCATCGGGAACGCATTGCAGACATTGAAAAAGGGCTGCGTAAGCGGCCAAAGGAGTAA
- a CDS encoding DUF1831 domain-containing protein yields the protein MAFADQVHLAGDSATYRVNPAVKKYTLSDLNFKKTKLQNYELTQALQPLNVKGKGAVQVKLSISADLQQLKLAILTGSGLQTVNIFTGDQFAAAREQYHFLMQNLIIRQVLTKN from the coding sequence ATGGCATTCGCAGACCAAGTTCACTTAGCTGGTGATTCAGCCACCTATCGGGTAAATCCGGCGGTTAAGAAGTATACGCTGAGTGATTTAAACTTCAAAAAAACGAAGCTTCAAAACTATGAACTAACCCAGGCGTTGCAACCGTTAAACGTGAAGGGGAAGGGAGCCGTTCAGGTAAAGCTGAGCATTAGTGCTGACTTACAGCAGTTGAAACTAGCGATTCTGACCGGCTCGGGCCTGCAAACGGTTAATATTTTTACTGGAGACCAGTTTGCAGCCGCCCGCGAACAATACCATTTTTTGATGCAAAATCTAATCATCCGACAGGTTTTAACTAAAAACTAG
- a CDS encoding NUDIX hydrolase: MTDKELAETEIKSERKYDGEIIRVDQETVRLANGKLAHRDVVHHAAAVAMLVLTDENRMVLEKQWREPAKAVMLEIPAGKLDERDRGNEMHAVQRELNEEVRYQAATIQLLSSFYTSCGFTDEYMYLYLVTDLTPVTTKLPRDAGEFLELGEYTLAEAKELLATGQIQDAKTIMAIQAWELMQK, encoded by the coding sequence ATGACAGATAAAGAGTTAGCAGAAACAGAAATCAAAAGCGAGCGAAAGTACGACGGGGAAATCATTCGCGTTGACCAAGAAACGGTGCGGCTCGCTAATGGCAAACTGGCTCATCGTGACGTCGTCCACCATGCTGCAGCGGTGGCAATGCTAGTCCTGACGGATGAGAACCGGATGGTGTTAGAAAAGCAGTGGCGAGAACCGGCCAAAGCAGTCATGTTAGAAATTCCTGCGGGAAAGCTGGATGAACGAGATCGTGGCAATGAAATGCATGCCGTTCAACGCGAGCTAAATGAAGAAGTGCGTTACCAAGCAGCAACGATTCAGCTCCTTTCCTCGTTTTACACATCCTGTGGCTTTACCGATGAATACATGTATCTGTACCTCGTGACGGATTTAACGCCCGTGACCACGAAACTCCCCCGGGATGCAGGTGAATTCCTGGAGCTTGGGGAGTATACGCTCGCAGAGGCGAAAGAATTACTGGCGACGGGTCAGATTCAGGATGCGAAAACCATCATGGCCATTCAAGCCTGGGAACTAATGCAAAAGTAG
- a CDS encoding aldo/keto reductase codes for MVYKASEHRYDQMKVRRAGNSGLQLPALSFGTWHSFGDDANFQDSEKIMLAAFDRGIFSFDLANNYGPGSGAAERMFGQVYRRDLKPYRDELIITTKAGFHMWPGVYGNFSSKKTLVAALDQSLNRMGLDYVDIYYSHRFDPNTRLEETAEALDGLVKAGKALYIGISNYDGPQTAKMIELFQELHTPFVVNQSSYNMLNRTPEMDGTLQTLADAHDGLVAYGPLAEGLLTDKYLNGIPDDIHLHFTNNFILEKGEATAIKKLNQLNELAHNRNQTLAQMAMAWLLNNPTVTSVVTGASKVEHLDDNLKALDNLDFTNDELAAIDKIVKE; via the coding sequence ATGGTATATAAAGCAAGTGAACACCGTTACGATCAAATGAAGGTACGTCGGGCCGGCAACTCTGGTTTACAACTACCAGCACTCTCGTTTGGAACCTGGCACAGTTTTGGTGACGATGCGAACTTTCAGGATAGTGAAAAGATCATGTTAGCCGCCTTTGACCGCGGAATTTTCAGTTTTGACCTTGCCAATAACTATGGACCGGGTTCGGGAGCTGCCGAAAGAATGTTTGGGCAAGTTTACCGGCGCGATTTAAAACCATACCGGGATGAATTAATTATTACCACCAAGGCGGGCTTTCACATGTGGCCAGGGGTGTATGGAAACTTTTCTTCGAAAAAGACTCTGGTCGCTGCATTGGACCAAAGTTTAAACCGGATGGGCTTGGACTACGTTGATATTTATTACAGTCACCGGTTTGATCCGAATACGCGATTGGAAGAAACTGCGGAAGCGTTAGACGGGTTGGTTAAAGCAGGAAAAGCACTTTACATTGGGATTTCTAACTACGATGGTCCGCAAACGGCAAAGATGATTGAACTCTTTCAAGAATTGCACACGCCGTTTGTGGTTAACCAGAGTTCTTACAACATGTTAAACCGGACCCCGGAAATGGATGGAACGTTGCAAACGTTAGCTGATGCCCATGATGGGTTGGTAGCGTACGGGCCTCTGGCCGAAGGGTTACTAACGGATAAATATTTAAACGGGATTCCGGATGACATCCACCTGCACTTTACGAATAACTTCATTCTGGAAAAAGGGGAGGCCACGGCGATCAAGAAGTTAAATCAACTGAACGAGCTCGCCCACAACCGGAACCAAACCCTCGCGCAAATGGCAATGGCCTGGTTATTGAATAATCCAACCGTTACTAGCGTAGTGACGGGGGCTTCCAAGGTGGAACATTTGGATGATAACCTCAAGGCCTTGGACAACTTGGACTTTACTAACGATGAATTAGCAGCGATTGATAAAATCGTGAAAGAATAA
- the recD2 gene encoding SF1B family DNA helicase RecD2, whose amino-acid sequence MAQSISLFDEHHPEDQPTTAQLTGKVATTFFEGNDSFYKVLLVQVEEHNFQWDEPEIVVTGDFAEINDELSYRFSGKLVDHPKYGKQFQARNYERATQTSTAGLIKYLSGSDFPGIGPKTATKVVNQLGTELIPKLLKDPDALNGLGLKPQQRDTILQTIRQNNGAEQVIVGLNSYGFGSSLAAAIFKKYHEQALEIIETDPYRLVEEIANISFKRADQIAQRVGIDYNNPGRLRAGLLTTLDRLSVSSGNTYSTTTEVMNASFQILDTDPNQTIDDQQLATALKQLVQDGKVQVDQDRIYLKNLFQAEWQIAENVHRILQAADAAPADPKQLISQVEQASHIQYDVSQVQAIESALSHALFLLTGGPGTGKTTIINGIVQAYATAHDLSLDPHDYRGDDPYPILLAAPTGRAAKKMGEATGLPASTIHRLLGLNGDDTEATGNALDGELLIIDEMSMVDTELFTKLVQAIPTGMKVILVGDQDQLPSVGPGQVFSDLIRSQLIPTMQLTQIHRQSRDSTIITLAHQLKDGLVPPDLLTKKPDRSFIQCDVRQAVSVIEQIVSKAQAKDFQATDIQVLAPMYRGEVGIDHLNQAVQAIFNPPSAERKQVETARGCFRIGDKVLQLVNDPEHNVFNGDIGKIVGLTINSEGKQYLDKLTVAFDQTEVTYPRNDWKQLTLAYCTSIHKAQGSEFPMVILPVVSPYRRMLDRNLLYTAVTRAASKLVLVGDASIFQAALAKEASRRKTGLPDRLRSAFQSEPESATTSPATTTTTAAMEPQPVDPATNAEQDAVLTMAAIERQAIDPMIGMAGVTPQNFLDAKSQ is encoded by the coding sequence GTGGCACAGTCAATCAGTCTTTTTGATGAGCACCACCCAGAGGACCAACCAACCACCGCACAGTTAACTGGCAAGGTTGCCACGACCTTTTTTGAAGGAAATGATAGCTTTTATAAGGTGTTATTGGTCCAGGTGGAAGAACACAATTTTCAGTGGGATGAACCAGAAATTGTGGTAACGGGTGACTTTGCTGAAATTAACGACGAGCTGAGTTACCGGTTTAGCGGGAAACTGGTGGATCATCCCAAATATGGGAAGCAGTTTCAAGCCAGAAACTATGAACGGGCAACGCAAACCTCGACCGCCGGTTTGATTAAATACTTATCCGGGAGTGATTTCCCGGGGATTGGTCCAAAGACTGCTACCAAGGTCGTTAACCAGCTGGGAACGGAGTTAATCCCGAAACTATTAAAGGATCCGGACGCTTTAAACGGCTTGGGGTTAAAACCCCAGCAGCGGGACACGATTTTACAGACCATCCGGCAAAATAACGGAGCCGAACAGGTGATTGTCGGCCTCAATAGCTATGGGTTTGGCAGTTCGTTAGCAGCCGCGATTTTCAAAAAGTATCATGAACAGGCACTAGAGATCATTGAAACTGATCCGTATCGGCTAGTTGAAGAGATTGCAAACATTAGCTTTAAGCGGGCCGATCAAATTGCCCAACGAGTAGGGATTGACTATAACAATCCGGGCCGGTTACGGGCGGGGTTACTAACCACCTTGGACCGGTTGTCGGTTAGTAGTGGGAATACCTACTCCACGACGACGGAAGTGATGAACGCCAGCTTTCAAATTTTAGATACCGATCCGAACCAAACGATTGACGACCAGCAACTAGCCACGGCGTTAAAACAACTGGTGCAGGACGGTAAGGTGCAGGTCGATCAGGACCGCATTTACCTAAAAAACCTCTTTCAGGCGGAATGGCAAATTGCTGAGAACGTGCACCGCATTTTACAGGCGGCGGATGCTGCTCCAGCTGATCCTAAACAATTGATTAGTCAGGTGGAACAAGCGAGTCACATTCAGTACGACGTTTCTCAGGTTCAGGCGATTGAATCAGCACTGAGTCATGCCCTGTTCCTCCTGACCGGAGGACCCGGGACTGGAAAAACGACGATTATTAATGGGATTGTGCAGGCCTATGCCACCGCCCACGACTTATCGTTAGATCCCCATGACTATCGTGGGGATGATCCCTATCCCATCTTGCTAGCAGCTCCTACCGGCCGGGCGGCTAAAAAAATGGGGGAAGCGACGGGCTTACCGGCCAGCACCATTCACCGCTTGTTAGGATTAAACGGCGACGACACGGAGGCCACTGGAAACGCCCTTGACGGAGAGTTATTAATCATCGATGAGATGTCCATGGTGGATACCGAACTGTTTACTAAACTCGTGCAGGCAATTCCAACCGGGATGAAGGTGATTTTGGTCGGGGATCAAGACCAGTTGCCATCCGTTGGACCGGGCCAGGTTTTTTCGGATTTAATTCGGTCCCAGTTGATTCCAACGATGCAGCTAACGCAAATTCACCGGCAGAGTCGGGATTCGACCATTATTACCCTAGCCCACCAGTTAAAGGACGGGCTTGTTCCTCCCGATTTACTGACTAAAAAACCGGACCGGAGTTTCATTCAGTGTGACGTGCGCCAAGCAGTATCAGTCATTGAACAAATCGTTAGTAAGGCGCAGGCGAAAGACTTTCAAGCCACTGATATTCAAGTTTTAGCTCCCATGTATCGAGGTGAGGTGGGCATTGATCACCTCAATCAAGCAGTCCAAGCCATTTTTAATCCACCCAGTGCCGAGCGCAAACAGGTGGAAACGGCTCGCGGTTGCTTTCGAATCGGGGATAAGGTCTTACAACTGGTTAATGATCCGGAACATAACGTGTTTAACGGAGACATTGGCAAAATCGTGGGCCTCACCATTAATTCCGAAGGCAAGCAGTACCTCGATAAACTAACGGTGGCCTTTGACCAGACGGAAGTAACCTATCCCAGAAATGACTGGAAGCAGTTAACTTTGGCGTACTGTACTTCGATTCATAAAGCGCAGGGAAGCGAGTTTCCAATGGTGATTTTACCGGTCGTTTCACCATACCGCCGGATGCTTGATCGGAACTTGTTGTACACGGCAGTAACTCGGGCGGCCAGTAAACTGGTCCTCGTTGGTGATGCCAGTATTTTTCAAGCGGCGTTAGCCAAAGAGGCGAGCCGTCGCAAAACCGGATTACCTGACCGCCTACGCTCCGCGTTTCAAAGTGAACCGGAGTCCGCTACCACCTCACCAGCAACCACCACGACCACTGCAGCCATGGAGCCCCAACCAGTGGATCCAGCAACGAATGCGGAGCAGGACGCGGTGTTAACGATGGCCGCCATTGAACGGCAGGCCATCGATCCCATGATTGGGATGGCAGGGGTGACGCCCCAAAATTTTCTTGATGCTAAATCACAGTGA
- a CDS encoding ribose-phosphate diphosphokinase, which translates to MTTKPQPIIFALNANRPLAEKIAQVSGMPIGQATINHFSDGEIKISIDQSVRGKDVYVIQSLSNPVNDNLMELLIMIDALRRTSARQINVVIPYYGYSRSDRKARAREPITAKLIASFLQASGVNRVVTLDLHAAQIQGFFDLPVDHLQPSRLISNYLHEHHLDDDAVVVAPDHNGVGRARAIANRLELPLAIVDNREPDTSDQVPETVIGSVAGKTALVVDDLIVTGRKMQVSAAALRQAGCQRVIVIATHPVFSAETPAKLNDQNIDQVIVTDSIVIPHPEQIPTLTIISVGGLFGDALKLIQEQKSTHRLFRGGTSDGI; encoded by the coding sequence TTGACCACAAAACCGCAACCAATTATTTTTGCTTTAAACGCCAACCGCCCCCTTGCCGAAAAAATCGCCCAGGTTAGTGGGATGCCAATCGGGCAAGCCACCATTAACCACTTTAGTGATGGAGAGATTAAGATTTCGATTGACCAAAGTGTCCGGGGCAAAGACGTGTATGTGATTCAATCCCTTTCTAATCCTGTTAACGATAACCTGATGGAACTGTTGATTATGATCGATGCCCTGCGCCGGACCAGCGCCCGCCAGATTAACGTTGTCATCCCGTACTACGGCTATTCTCGTTCTGATCGCAAAGCCCGGGCACGAGAACCCATTACTGCCAAGTTAATTGCCAGCTTTTTGCAAGCTAGTGGGGTAAATCGAGTGGTGACGCTTGATTTACACGCGGCGCAAATTCAAGGTTTTTTTGATCTTCCTGTCGATCATTTACAACCCAGTCGTCTCATTAGTAACTACCTCCACGAGCATCACTTAGATGACGATGCGGTGGTCGTGGCGCCGGATCATAACGGCGTTGGACGGGCGCGGGCGATTGCTAATCGCTTGGAGCTCCCCTTGGCAATTGTGGACAATCGGGAACCGGATACGTCAGATCAAGTTCCAGAAACCGTGATTGGTTCCGTCGCGGGAAAAACAGCCCTGGTAGTGGACGATTTGATTGTCACCGGTCGCAAGATGCAGGTGTCGGCGGCGGCGCTACGGCAGGCAGGCTGCCAGCGGGTGATTGTGATTGCCACGCACCCAGTCTTTTCTGCGGAAACTCCAGCTAAGCTAAACGATCAAAACATTGACCAGGTGATTGTGACGGATTCAATCGTTATTCCCCACCCGGAACAAATTCCCACGTTGACCATCATTTCGGTTGGGGGATTATTTGGGGATGCGTTAAAATTAATTCAGGAACAAAAATCCACACACCGCTTATTTAGAGGAGGAACTTCGGATGGTATATAA
- the mnmA gene encoding tRNA 2-thiouridine(34) synthase MnmA: MQDNSQTRVVVGMSGGVDSSVAAYLLKQQGYDVVGVFMKNWDDTDANGVCTATEDFKDVAHVANQLGIPYYSVNFEQEYWDRVFKYFLAEYKRGRTPNPDVICNTEIKYKAFLEYAMDLGADYIAMGHYAQLKRDENGKNHLIRSTDLNKDQTYFLSQLSADQLDRVMFPVGGMTKPEVRQIAHDANLYVADKKDSMGVCFIGPNNFDHFLSQYLPAQSGKMMTLDGEVKGEHAGLMYYTIGQRRGLGIGGDGQDNRPWFVIGKDLEKNVLYVGKGYENPYLYADYLTASDLSFVDGNTRGQTFHCTAKFRYRQKDVGVTVQIDDDQNHVKVTFDEPARAVTPGQAVVFYDGAECLGVATIDAAYKNEAKLQYV; the protein is encoded by the coding sequence ATGCAAGATAACAGTCAAACCCGCGTGGTAGTCGGGATGAGTGGTGGTGTGGATTCGTCCGTGGCCGCTTACTTATTGAAACAGCAGGGCTACGACGTTGTTGGGGTGTTCATGAAAAACTGGGACGACACCGACGCAAACGGAGTTTGTACCGCAACGGAGGACTTTAAGGACGTCGCCCACGTGGCGAACCAACTCGGGATTCCCTACTACTCTGTCAATTTTGAACAGGAATACTGGGACCGGGTCTTTAAGTACTTTTTAGCTGAATACAAACGGGGGCGGACGCCGAATCCCGATGTGATTTGTAACACGGAGATTAAGTACAAGGCCTTCTTAGAATACGCAATGGATCTGGGTGCAGACTACATTGCCATGGGTCACTATGCCCAACTCAAACGGGATGAAAATGGGAAGAATCACTTGATTCGGTCAACGGACCTTAACAAGGATCAGACCTACTTTTTGAGTCAACTGTCAGCAGACCAACTTGACCGGGTGATGTTTCCGGTGGGTGGCATGACCAAGCCGGAAGTCCGGCAAATTGCGCACGATGCGAACCTGTACGTAGCCGATAAAAAGGACTCCATGGGCGTTTGTTTCATTGGACCCAATAACTTCGATCACTTTTTGAGTCAGTACCTGCCCGCGCAGTCCGGAAAAATGATGACCCTTGATGGAGAAGTCAAAGGCGAACACGCCGGCTTGATGTACTACACCATCGGTCAACGACGGGGACTAGGCATTGGGGGCGACGGTCAGGATAACCGGCCGTGGTTCGTGATTGGCAAGGACCTCGAAAAGAACGTTCTCTACGTGGGCAAGGGGTACGAAAACCCCTACCTGTACGCGGATTATCTGACGGCTTCCGACCTCTCGTTTGTTGATGGCAACACCCGTGGGCAAACCTTCCACTGTACCGCGAAGTTCCGGTACCGGCAAAAGGACGTCGGGGTGACGGTGCAGATTGACGATGATCAAAACCACGTCAAGGTGACCTTTGACGAACCGGCTCGCGCTGTGACACCCGGTCAGGCCGTGGTTTTTTACGACGGAGCGGAATGTCTGGGCGTAGCCACGATTGACGCTGCTTACAAAAATGAAGCCAAGTTACAATACGTTTAA
- a CDS encoding 5'-methylthioadenosine/adenosylhomocysteine nucleosidase → MKTFGIICAMDEEIKALLDALMGEETTVIGNVTFYAGTISGQRVILVKSGIGKVEAGITAALLLTNFNVDVLIHSGSAAGIGAGLQVGDIVIATETAYHDVDCTADGEVFGQLPNQPARFPASEAWGNQIAAASADQGLNVHHGLIVTGDQFIAGKVMIKNILTHFPDALAGEMEGAAVGQVANQFEVPYVVVRAMSDTGDEDANQSFGEFIVAAGRQSAEMLLRLFANTAAQ, encoded by the coding sequence ATGAAAACCTTTGGAATTATTTGTGCAATGGACGAAGAAATTAAAGCCCTGTTGGATGCGTTAATGGGTGAGGAAACCACGGTCATCGGGAACGTGACCTTTTATGCCGGGACGATTAGTGGGCAGCGGGTTATTTTAGTTAAATCCGGGATTGGAAAAGTCGAAGCCGGGATTACCGCCGCGTTACTGTTAACGAACTTTAACGTGGACGTGCTCATCCACTCCGGCTCGGCGGCTGGGATTGGCGCCGGCTTACAGGTCGGAGATATTGTCATTGCGACCGAAACCGCTTATCACGACGTTGATTGTACGGCGGATGGTGAGGTCTTTGGCCAGTTACCGAATCAACCAGCCCGGTTTCCGGCTTCAGAAGCTTGGGGCAACCAAATTGCCGCTGCTTCTGCTGACCAGGGGCTAAATGTTCACCACGGTTTAATTGTGACCGGGGACCAATTTATTGCTGGAAAAGTCATGATTAAAAACATTTTGACCCACTTTCCAGATGCCCTCGCGGGGGAAATGGAAGGCGCCGCTGTTGGTCAAGTGGCCAACCAGTTTGAGGTTCCCTACGTAGTGGTGCGGGCGATGTCAGATACGGGTGACGAAGACGCCAATCAGAGTTTTGGTGAATTCATCGTGGCTGCGGGGCGCCAGTCAGCCGAAATGCTCCTCCGTTTGTTTGCAAATACCGCCGCACAATAA
- a CDS encoding histidine phosphatase family protein, translating into MKLYFVRHGKTEWNLESRYQGAGGDSELLPASYQEMQLVGNYLKDIVFAHVYASPIKRARVTASVIQSQLHHPAPLSLDNRLEEFRLGKFEGMKFTDAEAQYPETFNDFRNHPDQYDPTPIGGESFPELIKRMRSKMNEITTNFDNDANLLIVSHGAALNALINSLLEIPLKDLRKRGGLANTSTTILETTDHGQKFKLLDWNDTSYLNHPVRDSDLV; encoded by the coding sequence ATGAAATTATACTTTGTGCGCCACGGCAAAACCGAATGGAACCTAGAGAGTCGCTATCAGGGCGCGGGTGGGGACTCCGAGTTACTGCCAGCTAGTTATCAAGAAATGCAGCTCGTGGGGAACTACCTAAAGGACATTGTCTTTGCCCATGTGTATGCGAGCCCAATTAAGCGGGCCCGGGTTACGGCAAGCGTAATTCAAAGTCAGTTGCACCATCCAGCCCCGCTGAGTTTGGATAATCGGTTGGAAGAATTTCGGCTCGGTAAGTTCGAAGGAATGAAATTTACGGACGCTGAAGCTCAATATCCGGAGACGTTTAACGATTTTCGCAATCATCCGGATCAGTACGATCCCACACCGATTGGGGGCGAATCCTTTCCAGAATTGATTAAGCGGATGCGAAGTAAAATGAATGAGATTACCACGAATTTTGATAATGATGCGAATCTTTTAATTGTCAGTCATGGGGCGGCGTTAAACGCCTTGATTAACTCGTTACTGGAAATTCCATTAAAGGATTTACGGAAACGGGGGGGCTTGGCCAACACCAGTACGACGATTTTAGAAACTACCGACCACGGTCAGAAGTTTAAATTATTGGATTGGAACGACACCAGCTACTTGAACCACCCGGTGCGGGATTCAGATTTAGTGTAG
- a CDS encoding cysteine desulfurase family protein — translation MREIYLDHAATTPIFAPVLAELMHQYQTTFGNPSTLYQIGRAANQVLEDSRHVMAASINAQDSEIVFTSGGTESDNTAIIRTAEARQELGKHLITTAIEHEAVLKPMQYLERHGYQVTYLPVDEQGMIRLADLEAALDEQTTLVSIMSVNNEVGSRMPIHEIGTLLQDHQAWFHTDAVQAYGLDEIDVERDHIDLLSTSAHKLYGPKSLGFLYRRGSLRLPSYIMGGDQEDKRRAGTQNVPAIAGFATAVLELPSAKKQELRARFVAFRDQLLAGFAAQNVEVHVNGPAAGTGSPHVLNLWFPGVSTYVLQNNLDLAGIAVSGGSACTAGNLEPSHVLRAMFGATSPRLAESIRVSFGQDTTATEIDQFVTTTSKIIHRLAQRRKQ, via the coding sequence ATGAGGGAAATTTATTTGGATCATGCCGCCACCACTCCAATTTTCGCACCAGTGCTTGCGGAATTAATGCACCAATATCAGACTACCTTTGGGAATCCATCCACACTTTATCAGATCGGACGGGCCGCCAATCAAGTCCTAGAGGATAGCCGCCACGTCATGGCAGCAAGCATCAACGCCCAGGATAGTGAGATTGTTTTTACCAGTGGGGGAACGGAAAGTGATAACACGGCTATCATTCGGACGGCCGAAGCCCGCCAGGAATTAGGCAAACACTTGATTACGACGGCAATTGAACACGAGGCCGTTTTAAAGCCAATGCAGTACCTCGAACGCCACGGCTACCAAGTTACCTACCTTCCGGTTGATGAACAGGGGATGATTCGACTCGCAGACCTAGAAGCAGCGTTAGATGAGCAAACGACCCTCGTGTCAATCATGAGCGTGAACAACGAGGTGGGGAGTCGCATGCCGATTCATGAGATTGGGACCTTACTTCAGGATCACCAAGCGTGGTTTCATACCGACGCCGTCCAGGCCTATGGATTAGATGAAATTGACGTGGAACGTGATCACATTGACTTGTTGTCAACGTCCGCCCATAAACTATATGGGCCGAAATCCCTCGGCTTTTTATACCGGCGCGGAAGTCTCCGGTTGCCCAGCTACATCATGGGTGGTGACCAGGAAGATAAGCGCCGGGCCGGCACCCAAAATGTCCCGGCGATTGCGGGGTTTGCAACGGCGGTGTTGGAACTGCCGAGCGCGAAAAAACAGGAGTTGCGCGCCCGGTTTGTGGCTTTTCGGGATCAGCTTTTAGCCGGCTTTGCCGCCCAGAACGTTGAAGTCCACGTTAATGGACCCGCGGCTGGTACTGGTTCGCCCCACGTTTTGAACCTTTGGTTTCCCGGTGTGTCCACTTACGTACTCCAAAATAACCTGGATTTAGCTGGCATTGCGGTCTCTGGGGGCTCTGCTTGTACGGCCGGGAACTTAGAACCATCCCACGTGTTACGGGCAATGTTTGGGGCAACGAGTCCGCGCTTAGCCGAATCGATTCGGGTGAGCTTTGGTCAGGACACGACGGCCACTGAAATCGACCAATTCGTGACAACGACGAGTAAAATTATTCACAGATTAGCACAGCGGAGGAAACAGTAA
- a CDS encoding cold-shock protein, which produces MQGKVKQYDQHRGFGYLIDPAGQDVFMHITGIIHGNPKAIRPGDPVEFVTAPGKHGIQAAKIRLPR; this is translated from the coding sequence ATGCAGGGAAAAGTAAAACAGTACGATCAACACCGGGGATTTGGCTACCTGATTGATCCGGCGGGGCAGGACGTGTTTATGCACATCACCGGGATCATTCATGGAAATCCAAAGGCAATTCGGCCCGGCGATCCAGTTGAATTCGTCACGGCACCAGGAAAACACGGCATTCAAGCTGCTAAAATTCGGTTGCCCCGGTAA